The proteins below come from a single Macrobrachium nipponense isolate FS-2020 chromosome 17, ASM1510439v2, whole genome shotgun sequence genomic window:
- the LOC135196486 gene encoding basic salivary proline-rich protein 4-like: MPPKPVTSNLSSHLQTGTSSAQGQDTHHVLTLDDATKTSHLQPVKPPANRNQQHPGKDTHHVLTLDNTTKPSHLQPVKPPANRNQQRPGPGHPPCPDPRQYHQTQSPPTSPPTCKQEPAAPRGGHPPCPVPRQCHQTQSPPASQATCKREPAASRGGHPPCPVPRQCHQTQSPPTCQATCKQEPVTPRARTPTMS; encoded by the coding sequence ATGCCACCAAAACCAGTCACCTCCAACCTGTCAAGCCACCTGCAAACAGGAACCAGCAGCGCCCAGGGCCAGGACACCCACCATGTCCTGACCCTAGACGATGCCACCAAAACCAGTCACCTCCAACCTGTCAAGCCACCTGCAAACAGGAACCAGCAGCACCCAGGGAAGGACACCCACCATGTCCTGACCCTAGACAATACCACCAAACCCAGTCACCTCCAACCTGTCAAGCCACCTGCAAACAGGAACCAGCAGCGCCCAGGGCCAGGACACCCACCATGTCCTGACCCTAGACAATACCACCAAACCCAGTCACCTCCAACCAGTCCACCCACCTGCAAACAGGAACCAGCAGCACCCAGGGGAGGACACCCACCATGTCCTGTCCCTAGACAATGCCACCAAACCCAGTCACCTCCAGCCAGTCAAGCCACCTGCAAACGGGAACCAGCAGCATCCAGGGGAGGACACCCACCATGTCCTGTCCCTAGACAATGCCACCAAACCCAGTCACCTCCAACCTGTCAAGCCACCTGCAAACAGGAACCAGTAACGCCCAGGGCCAGGACACCCACCATGTCCTGA